Genomic segment of Candidatus Margulisiibacteriota bacterium:
GCCGGCTCTGCCCCAACCAATGCGTGATCAATAATTTGGCGCGGGGGGCGTGCGGGGTCAGGCTCAATCTCGAAGGCAAACTATATTCCCTGGTCTACGGCAAGCCGATCGCGGTCCATGTCGACCCGATAGAGAAAAAACCGCTTTCTCATTTCCTGCCCGGCACGACCGTTTTTTCGCTGGCCACGGCCG
This window contains:
- a CDS encoding exotoxin A binding domain-containing protein; amino-acid sequence: MRKSFWVGLGLLLLVLGAEAVQFAAPFAKIGDALKMVREKNLSKYEAKYWRKLPGRRVECRLCPNQCVINNLARGACGVRLNLEGKLYSLVYGKPIAVHVDPIEKKPLSHFLPGTTVFSLATA